A single Anopheles maculipalpis chromosome 3RL, idAnoMacuDA_375_x, whole genome shotgun sequence DNA region contains:
- the LOC126561308 gene encoding kinesin-like protein KIF13A isoform X4, whose protein sequence is MSDKIKVAVRVRPFNRRELELATENVIEMDGTQTILKYPASLDKMERKPPKIFAFDHCFYSTDANANNFASQELVFNNIGRDILENAFQGYNACIFAYGQTGSGKSYTMMGGQDSKGIIPRLCDELFASIAAKQTDELSYKVEVSYMEIYNEKVHDLLDPKTAKQSLKVREHNVLGPYVDGLSQLAVTSFLDIDNLMAEGNKSRTVAATNMNSESSRSHAVFTVVLTQTLIDTLSGVTGEKVSRVSLVDLAGSERAVKTGAVGDRLKEGSNINKSLTTLGLVISKLADSTGGGGGGGKNKDKFVPYRDSVLTWLLKDNLGGNSKTVMLATLSPAADNYEETLSTLRYADRAKRIVNHAVVNEDPNARIIRELRKEVETLREMLKHATGNNFGDMKRVDIHDKLAESENLMKQISQTWEEKLEKTEQIQSERQQALEKMGISVQDSGIKVEKNKYYLVNLNADPSLNELLVYYLKEETLIGGRSSSGSKQPDIQLLGLGIQPEHCLITIEDGELYMEPIENARCCVNGSVMSGKTALHHGDRILWGNHHFFRVNCPKSATNSAAMGASEPQTPAQHLDYYYAQEELMQNELSNNPIQAAISRLEKQHEEDKQVALEKQRQEYEKQFQQLRNILSPTTPYAPYAPYDPFRLGKLPPNTPTGQLRVEKWAQERDEMFKRSLGQLKTDIVRANALVQEANVLAEEMDKQTKFSVTLQIPPANLSPNRKRGAFVSEPAILVRRMNSGSQIWSMEKLENKLIDMRDMYQDYKERHLAAMEEAKAKSDPFYESQENHNLIGVANIFLEVLFHDVKLEYHTPIISQQGEVAGRLQVEISRVAGTFPQDRMCESASESSGDSHEDDEDSPDTPSPPPPTNSNQISCRISIKQASGLPLYLSNFVFCQYSFWNHEVAVVPATNQEVAGHNQNITFKFDHEADYVVTMNEEFMEHCTDGALSIEVWGHRSVGFSRMKDWEVEQQQAKARSLADRWAELSRKIELWVEIHELNDNGDWAPVEVQCARDMLTGGVYQLRQGFQRRVMVRVKPVQNSGTLPIICQSIINVSMGCVTVRSKLQKPMDSYQEEDLTVLRDKWSEALGRRRQYLDQQIQRLINKDDKTEQEKEREQSLVNQWVSLTEERNAVLVPAPGSGIPGAPASWDPPLGMEPHVPVLFLDLNADDLSTQGLSNDEVPLAGLNSILPKEHGNKFYNLQIIQHLDKDICAICSWDSSIHDCPALNRITEANERVYLILKTTVRLSHPAPMDLVLRKRLALNIYKRQSFTDRLKKLRIGRAESLSLQSGVTYEVVSNIPKASEELEDRESLAQIAATGDDCSASDGETYIEKYTKGVSAVESILTLDRLRQSVAVKELEQVRGPALSMRKTASVPNFSQMRFFDASFESLLSIGRSESYADLKMGLNNAQSTRETANSRQKMKNNGEESSGTGYGAASPAASKLAQRMTTLHEEPLIKQICYEEEGEDRFSEPDYADYNDFYEQPMGKKPSLSKMKSSYTVESFIDIDKRSQSTAAEGTNATGGKFAAGKTKVESASMGGISSAPVSGGSASGGNGTKYQTMTPSMSSSTSSGYGSQAVSCSNLTNDDTYSIRSLSVGETPDTMSPSNRMQDQIMSASTNAKSEEESVTSPTTSTSASEATLMAASMDSYSSSPTARVPSDAPKRVNPFLKDANIEAFEDSRSVESADATVKQQQQNEEDEGLGGEQTQSADSTTLSESTQMVDESEESDQSSANTKHSSDVMESSFSSTPGKQEIIPDWVVVGESVQIRPYNTSGVIAFIGATHFQGGTWIGVELDTPTGKNDGTVQGIQYFDCRPKHGIFVRVDKLILDKRGRAMRELKKAEKMKADLAGGKGAQRPLTGGAGMATNGPRK, encoded by the exons ATGTCGGACAAAATCAAAGTAGCCGTGCGGGTTCGCCCGTTCAACCGGCGAG AACTCGAACTCGCCACAGAAAACGTAATAGAAATGGATGGAACACAGACGATTTTGAAATATCCTGCCAGCCTAGACAAGATGGAAAG GAAACCACCCAAAATCTTCGCCTTTGATCACTGCTTCTACTCGACCGATGCCAACGCGAACAACTTTGCGTCACAGGAGCTGGTCTTCAACAACATCGGTCGGGACATTCTGGAGAATGCGTTCCAGGGCTACAATGCGTGCATCTTCGCATACGGCCAAACTGGCTCGGGCAAATCGTACACAATGATGGGCGGCCAGGACAGCAAAGGCATCATTCCGAGGCTGTGCGACGAGCTGTTCGCATCGATCGCAGCGAAACAGACGGACGAGCTAAGCTACAAGGTGGAAGTGTCCTACATGGAGATCTACAATGAGAAGGTGCACGATCTGCTTGATCCGAAAACTGCCAAACAGTCATTGAAGGTGCGCGAGCATAACGTGCTCGGCCCGTATGTCGATGGGCTATCGCAGCTGGCTGTCACCTCATTTCTG gaCATTGATAACCTGATGGCAGAAGGTAACAAATCGCGTACGGTCGCGGCAACGAACATGAACTCGGAATCGTCCCGCTCGCACGCAGTCTTCACAGTCGTGCTGACGCAGACACTAATCGACACACTATCCGGGGTAACGGGTGAAAAGGTGTCACGGGTATCGCTGGTAGATTTAGCCGGTAGTGAGCGCGCGGTAAAAACTGGAGCCGTCGGAGATCGGCTAAAAGAGGGCtcaaatatcaacaaaagTCTTACCACGCTCGGTTTGGTGATATCGAAGCTAGCGGACAGTACTgggggcggtggtggtggcggtaagAACAAAGATAAATTCGTGCCGTACCGTGACTCGGTACTGACGTGGTTGCTAAAGGACAATCTCGGTGGTAACTCGAAGACGGTCATGTTGGCAACATTATCACCAGCGGCCGATAATTACGAGGAGACACTGTCCACGCTTCGGTATGCTGATCGGGCGAAGCGAATCGTCAACCATGCCGTGGTTAATGAGGATCCAAATGCACGTATCATCCGTGAGCTCCGCAAGGAGGTGGAAACGTTGCGTGAGATGTTGAAGCACGCGACGGGCAACAACTTCGGTGACATGAAGCGCGTCGACATTCACGATAAGCTGGCGGAAAGCGAGAACCTCATGAAGCAGATCTCGCAAACGTGGGAAGAGAAGCTGGAGAAGACGGAACAGATCCAAAGCGAGCGGCAGCAGGCGCTCGAGAAGATGGGCATCAGTGTGCAGGACAGTGGCATCAAGGTGGAGAAGAACAAATACTATCTGGTCAATCTGAATGCCGATCCGTCACTGAACGAGCTGCTGGTGTACTACCTGAAGGAGGAAACACTGATCGGTGGCCGAAGCAGTAGCGGCAGCAAGCAGCCCGACATTCAGCTGCTTGGTCTCGGCATCCAGCCCGAACACTGTCTCATCACGATCGAGGACGGTGAGCTGTACATGGAACCGATCGAGAATGCTCGTTGCTGCGTGAATGGTTCGGTCATGAGTGGCAAAACGGCGCTGCACCACGGTGACCGTATTCTGTGGGGCAATCATCACTTTTTCCGCGTAAACTGTCCAAAATCGGCAACAAACAGTGCGGCGATGGGTGCTTCGGAACCTCAGACACCGGCACAACACCTCGACTATTACTACGCGCAGGAAGAATTGATGCAGAACGAGTTAAGCAACAATCCCATTCAGGCAGCTATCTCGCGGCTGGAGAAGCAGCACGAAGAAGACAAGCAGGTGGCACTCGAAAAGCAGCGTCAGGAGTACGAGAAGCAGTTCCAGCAGTTGCGAAACATCCTCTCGCCGACAACACCGTACGCTCCGTACGCACCTTACGATCCGTTCCGACTTGGAAAGTTGCCACCAAACACACCGACGGGCCAGCTACGCGTGGAGAAGTGGGCACAGGAAAGAGACGAGATGTTTAAACGATCACTCGGCCAGCTCAAAACCGATATCGTACGGGCCAATGCGCTTGTACAGGAGGCAAATGTGCTGGCGGAAGAGATggataagcaaacaaaattcaGTGTCACGCTGCAGATACCTCCGGCCAATCTCAGTCCGAACAGGAAACGGGGCGCGTTTGTAAGCGAACCAGCAATTTTGGTTCGACGCATGAACTCAGGCAGCCAAATCTGGAGCATGGAAAAGCTGGAAAACAAACTAATCGATATGCGCGACATGTACCAAGACTACAAGGAGCGCCATTTGGCTGCAATGGAGGAAGCGAAAGCAAAGTCGGATCCGTTTTACGAGTCGCAGGAAAATCATAACCTCATCGGTGTAGCAAACATTTTCCTGGAGGTGTTATTCCACGACGTGAAGTTGGAGTACCACACGCCGATCATTAGTCAGCAGGGTGAAGTGGCCGGACGGTTGCAGGTGGAAATAAGCCGAGTAGCCGGGACCTTCCCGCAGGATCGTATGTGTGAGTCGGCGTCAGAGAGTTCAGGCGACAGTCACGAGGACGATGAGGATTCGCCCGATACACcatcaccgccaccaccgaccaacaGCAATCAGATCAGCTGTAGAATCAGCATCAAGCAAGCGTCTGGACTGCCGCTCTATCTGTCCAACTTTGTGTTCTGTCAGTACTCGTTCTGGAACCACGAGGTGGCGGTAGTGCCGGCCACCAATCAAGAGGTCGCGGGGCACAACCAAAACATAACGTTCAAGTTCGATCACGAAGCGGACTACGTGGTGACAATGAACGAAGAGTTTATGGAGCACTGCACCGATGGTGCCCTCTCGATTGAGGTGTGGGGCCATCGGTCGGTCGGATTTTCGCGCATGAAGGACTGGGAGGTTGAGCAGCAACAGGCAAAGGCACGTTCGCTGGCCGATCGTTGGGCTGAACTGTCACGCAAGATCGAACTGTGGGTCGAGATTCATGAGCTGAACGATAATGGTGATTGGGCTCCGGTTGAGGTTCAGTGCGCTCGCGACATGCTGACCGGTGGAGTGTATCAGCTACGCCAAGGATTCCAACGACGTGTCATGGTGCGTGTGAAGCCGGTGCAAAACTCTGGGACTTTGCCTATCATCTGCCAGTCGATCATCAACGTGTCGATGGGATGTGTAACCGTTCGCTCAAAGCTACAGAAACCTATGGACTCGTATCAGGAGGAAGATCTTACCGTGTTACGGGACAAATGGAGTGAAGCGCTTGGGCGGCGGCGTCAGTATCTTGACCAGCAGATACAGCGGCTCATCAACAAAGACGATAAGACGGAGCAGGAGAAGGAGCGTGAGCAGAGTTTGGTGAATCAGTGGGTTTCACTGACGGAAGAGCGAAATGCGGTATTGGTACCGGCTCCTGGGTCAGGAATTCCTGGTGCACCTGCGTCCTGGGATCCACCGCTCGGCATGGAACCACACGTTCCTGTTCTGTTTCTCGATCTCAACGCGGACGACCTTTCGACGCAGGGTCTTTCGAACGACGAGGTCCCGCTCGCTGGTTTGAACTCGATCTTGCCTAAAGAGCATGGCAACAAGTTCTACAATTTGCAGATAATCCAACATCTGGATAAGGATATCTGCGCCATCTGTAGCTGGGACTCGTCGATTCACGACTGTCCGGCACTGAACCGCATCACGGAAGCGAATGAACGGGTTTACCTGATTCTGAAGACGACGGTGCGACTTTCGCATCCGGCACCGATGGATTTGGTGCTGCGCAAGCGGCTTGCACTGAACATTTACAAACGACAGAGCTTTACCGATCGGCTGAAGAAGCTGCGCATTGGTCGAGCGGAGTCACTGTCGTTACAGTCGGGTGTAACCTATGAGGTAGTTTCCAACATTCCAAAGGCCTCCGAAGAGTTGGAGGATCGTGAGTCTTTGGCACAGATAGCCGCCACCGGCGATGATTGTTCAGCAAGCGATGGCGAAACATACATCG AAAAATATACCAAAGGAGTATCGGCTGTGGAGAGCATTTTGACGCTGGATCGACTAAGGCAGAGTGTGGCCGTAAAGGAGCTGGAACAGGTGCGCGGACCGGCACTTTCTATGCGCAAGACGGCCAGTGTGCCAAACTTCTCACAG ATGAGATTCTTCGATGCATCGTTCGAGTCACTGCTGAGCATTGGACGTTCGGAGTCGTATGCTGACCTGAAGATGGGTCTTAACAATG CGCAAAGTACGCGTGAGACAGCCAACAGTAGGCAAAAGATGAAGAACAATGGCGAGGAATCGTCCGGAACGGGTTACGGCGCAG CGTCACCAGCGGCGAGTAAGTTGGCCCAAAGGATGACGACTCTACACGAGGAACCGTTGATCAAGCAGATTTGCTACGAGGAAGAAGGCGAAGATCGGTTCAGTGAGCCGGATTATGCCGATTACAACGACTTCTACGAGCAGCCAATGGGCAAGAAACCATCACTGTCGAAGATGAAATCATCCTATACCGTCGAATCGTTTATTGACATCGATAAGCGTAGTCAATCGACGGCTGCCGAAGGGACGAATGCAACGGGTGGAAAGTTTGCTGCCGGTAAAACGAAGGTGGAATCGGCGTCTATGGGTGGAATCTCATCGGCGCCGGTATCGGGTGGTAGTGCCAGTGGTGGTAATGGGACGAAATATCAAACCATGACACCTAGCATGAGCTCGTCTACTTCGAGTGGCTATGGATCGCAAGCCGTGTCGTGCAGCAACCTTACCAACGATGACACATACTCCATCCGGTCACTAAGCGTCGGAGAAACTCCTG ATACTATGTCGCCGTCCAACAGAATGCAGGATCAAATCATGTCCGCTAGCACCAATGCCAAATCGGAGGAGGAATCTGTGACCTCTCCGACGACCTCAACCTCCGCCTCGGAAGCCACGCTAATGGCGGCGAGCATGGACAGTTACAGCAGCAGTCCAACTGCACGAGTCCCGAGTGACGCACCGAAGCGCGTCAATCCGTTCCTGAAGGATGCCAACATTGAAGCGTTTGAAGACAGCAGATCAGTTGAATCTGCCGATGCAACAgtgaaacagcagcaacaaaacgaaGAGGATGAAGGATTAGGCGGAGAACAAACTCAGTCTGCTGATTCGACGACTTTGAGCGAATCGACCCAGATGGTAGACGAGAGTGAAGAAAGCGATCAAAGCTCAGCAAATACCAAACACTCCTCAGACG TGATGGAAAGCAGCTTTTCCTCGACGCCAGGCAAGCAGGAAATCATTCCCGACTGGGTGGTAGTTGGCGAATCCGTGCAAATCAGGCCCTACAACACGAGCGGTGTGATAGCCTTTATCGGTGCCACTCACTTCCAA GGAGGAACTTGGATCGGAGTGGAGCTCGATACGCCAACTGGTAAAAATGACGGAACCGTGCAAGGCATCCAATACTTTGACTGCCGTCCAAAGCATGGCATTTTCGTGCGCGTTGATAAGCTGATTCTTGACAAGCGGGGCCGTGCAATGCGTGAGCTGAAGAAGGCTGAAAAAATGAAag cggATCTTGCTGGCGGTAAAGGAGCACAAAGACCGCTAACGGGTGGTGCTGGAATGGCAACGAATGGGCCACGTAAATGA